From one Perca flavescens isolate YP-PL-M2 chromosome 19, PFLA_1.0, whole genome shotgun sequence genomic stretch:
- the fgb gene encoding fibrinogen beta chain, which yields MRTLLLLCLCVSAAWAQADDYDDYDSVSKSPRSEAPATVDARGHRPLAASRDTYAPKRVSPPPISGGARYRGRPTPPPARGQQQQEKERPPEEGGCTHAAEEMGILCPNGCELKTTLLKQERNVKTSINELKPQVEDLARSSNTVHTYVNSISNSLRERQRVVTDNSRVVSQYTELVEEQHVYIKETVDTVFPSNIRVLQGVLDKIRLKIQKLEKAIQGQREECKEPCRTKCPIPVVSGKECEEIFRRGGRDSQMYLIQPDAFYPPYKVFCDQTSQNGGWLLIQNRLDGSVDFGRRWDEYRRGFGNIAFDVGKGHCETPGEYWLGNDRISQLTKMGPTEVLIEMQDWTGAKVHAQYRQFTVQSETSNYVLAVEGYSGNAGNGFLEGSSELFGVNRTMTIHNGMMFSTYDRDNDNWIPGDPSKQCAREDGGGWWYNRCHSANPNGRYYMGGAYTRKMAKHGTDDGVVWMNWKGSWYSLKAISMKIRPFFAPS from the exons ATGAGGACGCTGCtgttgctgtgtctgtgtgtatccgCCGCCTGGGCTCAGGCTGATGACTATGATGACTATGActcggtgagt AAATCCCCACGTTCA GAGGCACCGGCTACCGTAGACGCTCGCGGCCACCGTCCGCTAGCCGCGTCCAGGGACACCTATGCCCCAAAACGTGTTTCCCCGCCCCCTATCAGCGGCGGCGCCAG GTATCGCGGCCGCCCTACACCACCTCCAGCcagaggacagcagcagcaggagaaggagaggccACCGGAGGAAGGAGGATGCACACACGCCGCAGAGGAGATG GGCATTTTGTGTCCCAATGGCTGTGAGCTGAAGACCACACTGCTCAAGCAAGAGAGGAACGTCAAGACg AGCATTAATGAACTCAAGCCTCAGGTGGAAGATTTGGCCCGATCCTCCAACACCGTCCACACCTACGTCAACAGCATTTCCAACTCTCTGAGGGAGCGGCAGAGAGTTGTCACCG ACAACAGCAGGGTGGTCAGTCAGTACACTGAGCTAGTGGAGGAACAACATGTCTACATTAAGGAGACGGTGGACACTGTCTTTCCCTCCAACATCAGGGTGCTACAG GGGGTCCTCGACAAGATCAGGCTGAAGATCCAGAAGCTTGAGAAGGCCATCCAGGGCCAGAGGGAGGAGTGCAAGGAACCGTGCAGGACCAAATGTCCCATACCGGTGGTGTCTG GTAAGGAGTGTGAGGAGATCTTCCGTCGTGGAGGAAGAGACTCCCAGATGTACCTGATCCAGCCTGATGCCTTCTACCCTCCGTACAAGGTCTTCTGTGATCAGACCTCCCAGAACGGAG GATGGCTTCTCATCCAGAACAGGCTTGATGGCAGTGTCGATTTTGGACGACGCTGGGACGAATATCGACGTGGTTTCGGCAACATCGCCTTTGATGTTGGCAAGGGTCACTGTGAGACTCCCG GTGAATACTGGCTGGGCAATGACCGCATTAGTCAGTTGACAAAGATGGGCCCTACTGAGGTTCTCATTGAGATGCAGGACTGGACAGGTGCCAAG GTCCACGCCCAGTACCGGCAGTTCACCGTCCAATCGGAGACGTCTAACTACGTGCTGGCGGTCGAAGGTTACTCCGGGAACGCCGGCAACGGTTTCCTGGAGGGATCCTCAGAACTGTTTGGTGTAAACCGCACGATGACCATTCACAACGGCATGATGTTCAGCACCTACGACAGAGACAACGACAACTG GATCCCCGGCGATCCCTCCAAACAGTGCGCCAGGGAGGACGGAGGCGGATGGTGGTACAACCGCTGCCACTCAGCCAATCCCAACGGTCGATACTACATGGGCGGAGCCTACACGCGCAAGATGGCCAAGCACGGCACCGACGACGGCGTGGTGTGGATGAACTGGAAGGGCAGCTGGTATTCACTCAAGGCCATCAGCATGAAGATCAGGCCGTTCTTTGCGCCCAGCTAA